A stretch of the Vulcanisaeta souniana JCM 11219 genome encodes the following:
- a CDS encoding polysaccharide deacetylase family protein — MYIALTFDDGYKEHLRIARYLAGRGIKATFFIIAGLREYMSRKLLGPEDVRAIHEMGHEVGSHTMTHIDMTRTDKDTMLEELVRSKEVLEDIIHDTVVSFAYPYGPHSDEAARLARSVYPIVRGTYLSSARHYELFDEHGCVMAFNLRLGNIYEALRLREIDGVILFTHAPSLTKLNLLLKALSILKPKYVTLREFMDNLRRN; from the coding sequence ATGTACATAGCCTTAACGTTTGATGATGGTTATAAGGAGCACCTTAGGATAGCCAGGTACCTCGCTGGGCGTGGCATTAAGGCTACCTTCTTCATTATTGCCGGACTTAGGGAGTACATGAGCAGGAAGCTCCTTGGACCTGAAGATGTGAGGGCAATTCATGAAATGGGTCATGAAGTCGGTAGCCACACAATGACTCACATCGACATGACGAGAACGGATAAGGACACTATGTTAGAGGAGTTGGTTAGGAGTAAGGAGGTTCTTGAGGATATTATTCATGATACCGTTGTCTCTTTCGCTTACCCATATGGTCCCCATAGTGATGAGGCCGCGAGGCTCGCTAGGAGTGTTTACCCAATTGTTAGGGGCACGTACCTGAGTAGTGCTCGGCATTATGAGTTATTTGATGAGCATGGTTGTGTAATGGCATTTAATTTAAGACTAGGTAATATCTATGAGGCGCTGAGGTTGAGAGAAATTGATGGTGTGATACTGTTTACCCATGCACCGAGTCTCACGAAGCTTAACTTACTTCTTAAGGCATTATCTATTCTTAAACCTAAATATGTAACCCTTAGAGAATTTATGGATAATCTGAGACGTAACTAA